From one Asterias amurensis chromosome 10, ASM3211899v1 genomic stretch:
- the LOC139942914 gene encoding uncharacterized protein, with protein MCVRRLDRSRNLKLNIERIQGDLLPPGPSQCCLCMLRRRRGRRLGPGRKWPWNSKIIKWHYRKERERSLLYTTMRMQDEDNAGRRHASQNYKWRRKILSRSPSIKTIQNHLSIALSIRKECMRNALVLCQQGDKT; from the exons ATGTGTGTAAGAAGACTGGATCGATCCCGAAATTTAAAGCTAAACATCgagagaattcagggggatttactaccaccaggccccagccagtgctgcttgtgcatgctACGACGTCGGCGGGGTCGTCGGCTTGGCCCTGGTcgcaagtggccgtggaacagcaaaataatcaagtggcattacagaaaagagagggaGAGAAGCCTT ctctacactacaatgcgaatgcaggacgaagacaatgcaggacggagacatgctagccagaactaTAAATGGAGACGTAAGATTCTCAGTCGTTCACCCTCCATCAAAACAATACAGAACCACTTGTCAATAGCACTTTCG ATACGCAAAGAATGCATGCGCAATGCACTTGTTCtttgtcagcagggtgacaagacatga
- the LOC139943393 gene encoding uncharacterized protein: MRRDNVGLIVKNDSLILEVAKREYLRLGHDVTQHGYIRNKLRELGRLVIQLRQNTHQPNASLEVFVHPRHLNDIVKAVHDVAGFSEGKQMYHVPSLALKIGHSIKRCALILQASALEFNLRQKAEQAEQFRQLCEIKWPELVSTHAHRTLYQGKRNKPADLPTNADVVKIPSFLHETGNREVQLLHSAKGHEITPAWKKLNEVTLCHLIIFNRRRQGEVSKMKLEDFQKRSSAAIVNGDCVMTDLERHLCKMFKVIEIVGKRGRTVPVLLGTDVMAWLKALVANRNAAGVAQDNIFLFARSCYGGSGHIRGSDCLRAYANQAGLENTDSMRSTKLRKHVATVSQILAWNEHQLETLADFMGHDLRVHREYYRLPDTVQRVTKLSRLFLSLERGNLVSQHGKSLEELHVTGEGFSSDEDSSDSGDSCDPALEDSVDDRRPPTQTDPAPKDRQVKRRQFKRRPWTAQEKKDVTEGLQKH; this comes from the exons ATGAGGAGAGACAATGTTGGTCTGATTGTCAAGAATGATTCTTTGATTCTGGAAGTTGCCAAACGTGAATACCTTAGACTTGGCCACGATGTTACCCAACATGGCTACATTCGGAACAAACTACGAGAACTTGGTCGTCTTGTTATACAACTGAGACAAAACACCCACCAACCAAATGCATCACTGGAAGTATTCGTGCATCCCCGCCATCTGAATGATATCGTCAAGGCTGTTCATGATGTCGCCGGCTTCAGTGAAGGAAAACAGATGTATCACGTTCCATCTCTAGCACTCAAGATTGGACATTCCATCAAGAGATGTGCACTCATACTGCAAGCAAGTGCTTTAGAGTTTAATCTTAGGCAAAAAGCGGAACAGGCCGAACAGTTTAGGCAGTTATGTGAAATAAAGTGGCCAGAACTTGTGTCAACGCACGCCCACAGAACACTGTACCAAGGAAAGCGCAACAAACCTGCTGATCTCCCCACAAATGCAGATGTGGTGAAAATCCCATCGTTCCTTCATGAAACTGGCAACCGGGAAGTGCAGCTCCTACACTCTGCTAAGGGCCATGAAATTACACCAGCTTGGAAGAAATTGAATGAAGTCACACTGTGCcatctcattatcttcaaccgcAGACGACAGGGGGAAGTATCCAAAATGAAACTTGAAGATTTTCAGAAGCGAAGTAGTGCAGCCATTGTGAATGGTGATTGCGTGATGACTGATCTTGAACGGCACCTCTGTAAAATGTTCAAAGTCATTGAAATAGTTGGTAAGAGGGGCAGAACTGTTCCTGTGCTTCTTGGTACTGATGTGATGGCGTGGTTGAAGGCTCTGGTCGCAAATAGAAATGCAGCTGGAGTGGCACAAGACAATATATTCTTATTCGCACGAAGTTGTTACGGAGGCTCAGGTCATATACGAGGAAGCGACTGTCTACGAGCATATGCAAATCAGGCGGGCCTTGAGAATACTGATAGCATGCGGTCTACAAAGCTTCGTAAACATGTAGCGACTGTTTCGCAAATTCTGGCCTGGAATGAACATCAGCTTGAAACACTTGCAGACTTCATGGGTCATGATTTGCGGGTCCATCGTGAGTACTACCGGTTGCCAGACACTGTCCAGAGGGTTACCAAACTGTCTAGACTCTTCCTCAGCTTGGAGAGAGGCAACTTGGTTTCGCAACATGGCAAATCTTTGGAGGAGTTGCATGTTACTGGAG aaggcTTCAGCAGCGATGAGGACAGCAGTGATTCAGGTGACTCGTGTGACCCAGCTTTGGAGGACAGTGTTGATGACA GAAGGCCACCAACCCAAACGGATCCAGCTCCAAAAGATCGACAAGTCAAGCGTCGACAATTCAAGCGACGCCCCTGGACTGCCCAGGAAAAGAAAGACGTCACCGAGGGCTTGCAGAAACATTAA